TGTATATTGGTGCAGAGCTGTATCCATGAATGCTTTGAGCACACCATCATTATACTTCTTGGTTGAATCGATCAGTGTATCAAGCTTTTCATGAACACTGTCAATTTGATGCTTGGTTGCAGGAGCAGATTCATCTTCCTCACTGGGGATTCGGTAGGCGCTATAGTAGGTGGAATCAAACTCAAACTCAGCTCTTCCAAGAACTGGACTAGAATCATCAGAAGGAGTTGGGGAAATTGGCTCGGTGGTGACTTTAAGAGATTCTTCAGTCTTCGCCCCCACATCAGATGTGTTCACATTGACAGAAGAATCTGTTGTAGAGGTGATGATAGGTGTTGTGGTGAAGGCTGCTTTGGAGAAAATAGGAGTTGGTATTGAAGCAATGATGATGGGAGGAGAAGTAACAGGTGGTGGTGAAGCAATTATAGAAGCAGGTTGAGATACAGGTGGAGGTGGAACCGAATTTTGAACTGTTGTCTTGGGTGGAGATGAAGGGGGTGTAGGAACAGAATCATCGACAACTTCCTCCGGAGTTGGAGGCCGAGGAGGGGTATTACCCCTGGGTGAATGACACACCCGAAAACCGAAAAcgacggaatacgttctggggtggaggacgtcatgtacagtatcataacaatgcataatagtaaagacaagcaacaacatccattgcattaatataataattgtaatacaagcgtgttctgtacagtttgttagacaccaaaagtataatcaaagtAAAAAGgatacttgtatgtgctccatcttctcaaaagctgcatctaTACCTGTCTagtgatgacctgagaatacaagttattttgaaaacgagtatcaacataaagctggtgagttcataagtatttagtgtcattgtttgtataaaagtgtttacaatcatgtaatataatagctgtcatcaatgttttaaaatagtgtgttccctagaaaatcctatattttctagtaaaagtggtcttctaccaaggctCGGTTATTTGAATATTTGATCCTTTCGAaagtgtaaaagttttcccagtGAAACTACCAAtatgaaaatatagttttagacttcattcatgtaaagtaattgggaaaataatattttaccccAACATTGTCACTGCCGACTGAATGTAATAAAAATGCAGACTCtaggtagtattaaatgtacaataCACCTCGGGGTGTCTATTTtgcctttaattcttaatgtgttaattaaaggtccgaatgtgaactcgtatgtaaccatgctgattgacgatcgaataacggatgaccctccaggtcacacgtagtatggtgacattttgtcacccctgggcctagtcagctcggactgtagctagcagtcgggatgtgggagtgtatgtcccgtatagatctatacacataatgcccggtctccctccaggagactctggttaggAGGTGATGGCACAATGAAGTGTAGTATCGAGAAGTAGTatgtcacattctgttttagtatattctcttgtattagaGTGTGATGTATTTCTTGTTATAACGTATAGAATattctcttgtatagtatatagtattctctttGCAAAGTATTTAACCTGTATTGATTCATAATTGTACTAACTGCAGTAAGTGTCATGGTAATAGTAGTAATGAGcggtaatccttaactatacctattatagttagaAATGTTAGTTGCATTcctttgatacacaaaggtattgaactaGAGTGAAGAAttttatatccaacacaaatatatataatatataactaagaattcaacgatagtcggacagataacaatataccctaagtccacatcaaacaagaacaggaagtaaggtgagctatcagtcctaagtccttcaagtcttacttatataaatatattggtgtagatatggtTTGGAAACAAAAGAAGTTTAAAAGAATTTGGAAATAGTTTTATAACAATTTTACAtataaaaatgagtttgataattttgaaagcagttttgttggcaaaatagttaaaagtatagaaaatcctcttggttgcaagttataaatcacatgtgattgatactataacttgtttgattcaacttgtatcccccccataaaatcatttaaaaacatttaaaaggttgattaaggggtatgaactcacctgtagtgagtaacTCGTATGAAAGATCGCTATAGGATTGTTGGGTGTCAAATGGGGTGTTTTAGTAAAGATCTAAGGGTGTTTACttacttgatttgatgattagaGAGGGAaacttgaagaaatcttgaagaacTCTTGAGAGAGAATGTTCCAACTTGAAGGAGTGTGAAAAAGGGTGTAGCGTTGACTTAAGTCCTTTATATAGGCTGGAGTGTAAGGCTAGGGGGTGTGCGGTTTGCTGTGTGCAGCTGGCTAGCCGTACACaccttgttgg
The genomic region above belongs to Lactuca sativa cultivar Salinas chromosome 4, Lsat_Salinas_v11, whole genome shotgun sequence and contains:
- the LOC128133729 gene encoding pollen-specific leucine-rich repeat extensin-like protein 2, giving the protein MTLTAVSTIMNQYRGNTPPRPPTPEEVVDDSVPTPPSSPPKTTVQNSVPPPPVSQPASIIASPPPVTSPPIIIASIPTPIFSKAAFTTTPIITSTTDSSVNVNTSDVGAKTEESLKVTTEPISPTPSDDSSPVLGRAEFEFDSTYYSAYRIPSEEDESAPATKHQIDSVHEKLDTLIDSTKKYNDGVLKAFMDTALHQYT